In the genome of Cupriavidus taiwanensis, one region contains:
- the ggt gene encoding gamma-glutamyltransferase encodes MVVCPQPEAAEAGIEILRAGGNAADAAVACAFAQAVVDPLMCGIAGFGTAAVYMPSHQAHEYIDFHATAPARATPDMWADKLEGEARDGFGFFVKDRLNDIGYQSVATPGTLRGLEAIHRGYGRLPWREVIAPAIRWARQGYFVRPGMYAFWIDEGTLGRASNRERLAYSADGRRLYCREDGSPKTIGTPLHNPDFGDTLEQIAREGADAFYLHDIAGRIVADMEANGGLLSRADLAGYRVERTAPLAGTYRDRTITTNQPPGGGVMLIEMLNILERFDLARIGHNTAEYLRIVCEAMKAATRDKDLHVGDPAFVEVPLARLLDKGYARELAAGIVAGDRIDIARVNPGHVVPRDTTHLSVVDGEGNCIALTHSLAMPSGVMTPGLGFLHNGCMGVFDPRPGRAGSIAPGKRRFTSSCPSIVFRDGKPEIVLGAPGGTQIAMGVLQAILNVVDFGMAMQSAVSAPRFSSTSNAIDVCNRIPRYLTAELEAQGYEVIRNPYNYTIAWVHAIRLVNGELDGGADPGRDGVALETAIA; translated from the coding sequence ATGGTCGTCTGCCCGCAGCCCGAGGCGGCGGAAGCAGGCATCGAAATCCTGCGGGCCGGCGGCAATGCGGCGGACGCCGCGGTCGCCTGCGCGTTTGCCCAGGCCGTGGTCGATCCGCTGATGTGCGGCATCGCCGGGTTCGGCACGGCCGCGGTGTATATGCCGTCGCACCAGGCGCACGAGTACATCGACTTCCACGCCACCGCGCCGGCGCGCGCCACCCCGGACATGTGGGCCGACAAGCTGGAAGGCGAGGCTCGCGACGGCTTCGGCTTCTTCGTCAAGGACCGGCTCAACGACATCGGCTACCAGTCGGTCGCCACGCCGGGCACGCTGCGCGGCCTGGAGGCGATTCACCGCGGCTACGGCAGGCTGCCGTGGCGGGAAGTCATCGCGCCGGCGATCCGCTGGGCGCGCCAGGGCTATTTCGTGCGGCCGGGGATGTATGCGTTCTGGATCGACGAGGGCACGCTCGGCCGCGCCAGCAACCGCGAACGCCTGGCGTACAGCGCCGATGGCCGGCGCCTCTATTGCCGTGAAGACGGCTCGCCCAAGACCATCGGCACGCCGCTGCACAATCCAGATTTCGGCGACACGCTCGAGCAGATCGCGCGCGAGGGCGCGGACGCGTTCTATCTGCACGATATCGCCGGGCGCATCGTCGCCGACATGGAGGCCAACGGCGGGCTGCTGTCGCGCGCGGACCTGGCGGGCTACCGGGTCGAGCGCACCGCGCCGCTGGCCGGCACCTATCGCGATCGCACCATCACCACCAACCAGCCGCCGGGCGGCGGCGTGATGCTGATCGAGATGCTGAACATCCTCGAGCGCTTCGACCTGGCCCGGATCGGCCACAACACCGCGGAATACCTGCGCATTGTCTGCGAGGCGATGAAGGCGGCCACGCGCGACAAGGATCTGCACGTCGGCGATCCGGCCTTTGTCGAGGTGCCGCTGGCGCGCCTGCTCGACAAGGGCTATGCCCGCGAGCTCGCCGCGGGCATCGTTGCCGGCGACAGGATCGACATTGCCCGCGTCAATCCCGGCCATGTGGTGCCGCGCGATACCACGCATCTGTCGGTGGTCGATGGCGAGGGCAACTGCATTGCGCTGACGCATTCGCTGGCGATGCCGTCGGGGGTCATGACGCCGGGCCTCGGCTTCCTGCACAACGGCTGCATGGGCGTGTTCGATCCGCGCCCGGGCCGCGCGGGCAGCATCGCGCCGGGCAAGCGGCGCTTCACCTCGTCGTGCCCTTCGATCGTGTTCCGCGACGGCAAACCGGAGATCGTGCTTGGCGCACCGGGCGGCACCCAGATCGCGATGGGCGTGCTGCAGGCCATCCTGAACGTGGTGGACTTCGGCATGGCGATGCAGTCCGCCGTGTCGGCGCCACGCTTCTCGTCGACCAGCAATGCCATCGACGTCTGCAACCGGATTCCGCGCTATCTCACCGCGGAACTGGAAGCGCAAGGCTATGAGGTGATTCGCAATCCGTACAACTACACCATTGCCTGGGTGCACGCGATCCGGCTGGTGAACGGCGAGCTCGATGGCGGCGCGGACCCGGGGCGCGACGGGGTGGCGCTGGAGACGGCGATCGCCTGA